A single Natrinema pellirubrum DSM 15624 DNA region contains:
- a CDS encoding type II secretion system F family protein, whose product MSLQRDDSGGTGMSAGSDALGDRFYPLYDWLFGEDSEFVADIETKLAQARMTDTVELYLSRALGIGFISGLSLWLIGLMIGYGLVALGFIANEPLIGIPVGTGLLLDIINLLRIPAVVFFAGLFFGSIGFAFGFGSMVAIPYSRASSRKREINMLLTDSISFMYALSVGGLNQLEIIEAMAEADDTYGEVAREFQSIVKETEYFDIDYRTAIRKQALETPSDDLSQFLTDMLSIVNSGGDMESFLEDKKEKHMRTAKQEQELTLETLELFGEMYMTLSLFPLLLIIIMVIMQMIPNADVSDQMLYMVVYGLIPMIGVGFMVLVSTVKHDEPGDGYLTMGNTDQRTETGQEGGLLSLGLVEQFTGRHSVFDRIKNREGTHETIEVLRQPHIFFRDHPLVTLVLTLPLALVIVVTALVNGSAPTSWDEMLEAPIWGTFIYLYVPLYITALPLSIFREWNVRHRNAVVNKLSEDLRKLSSSNDTGLTLLESLKAVSDTTSGKLAREFEMMHTKVNYGMSLTEALIEFNNKYHIPRLARTTRLITEAQEASNQISDVLRTAATASENHDDIERERKSRTRMQIVIIIMTFMTVLAVIAILKTQFIDTMAGLETGGSGGGGGGGAMQGANLSENIDVDMLSVLFFHAVTLQAIISGFICGYIRDADLLSGLKYAVGLSAVALIGWTLVA is encoded by the coding sequence ATGAGCCTCCAACGGGACGACAGTGGCGGGACGGGGATGTCGGCGGGTTCCGACGCCCTCGGTGATCGGTTCTATCCGCTCTACGACTGGCTGTTCGGCGAGGACAGCGAGTTCGTCGCGGACATCGAGACGAAACTCGCACAGGCCCGGATGACCGACACGGTTGAACTCTACCTCTCCCGGGCGCTCGGTATCGGATTCATCAGCGGGCTGAGCCTCTGGCTGATCGGCCTGATGATCGGCTACGGCCTGGTCGCGCTCGGATTCATCGCGAACGAACCGCTGATCGGGATCCCTGTCGGGACCGGCCTCCTGCTCGACATCATCAACCTCCTCCGAATTCCCGCCGTCGTCTTTTTCGCCGGTCTCTTCTTCGGCTCGATCGGCTTCGCGTTCGGGTTCGGTTCGATGGTCGCGATTCCCTACTCGCGGGCTTCGAGCCGGAAACGCGAGATCAACATGCTGTTGACTGACTCGATTTCCTTTATGTACGCCCTCTCGGTCGGCGGCCTGAACCAACTCGAGATCATCGAGGCGATGGCCGAGGCCGACGACACCTACGGCGAGGTCGCCCGTGAGTTCCAGAGCATCGTCAAGGAGACCGAGTACTTCGATATCGACTACCGGACGGCGATCCGCAAGCAAGCACTCGAGACGCCGAGCGACGACCTCTCGCAGTTTTTGACCGACATGCTCTCGATCGTCAACAGCGGCGGTGACATGGAGAGCTTCCTCGAGGACAAGAAGGAAAAGCACATGCGGACCGCAAAGCAGGAACAGGAGTTGACCCTCGAGACGCTCGAACTGTTCGGGGAGATGTACATGACGCTGTCGCTGTTCCCGCTGCTGCTGATCATCATCATGGTGATCATGCAGATGATCCCGAACGCCGACGTCTCGGATCAGATGCTGTATATGGTCGTCTACGGTCTGATCCCGATGATCGGTGTCGGGTTCATGGTGTTGGTTTCGACGGTCAAACACGACGAACCCGGTGACGGCTATCTCACGATGGGCAACACCGACCAGCGGACCGAAACGGGACAGGAGGGCGGCCTGCTGAGTCTCGGCCTCGTCGAGCAGTTTACCGGTCGGCACAGCGTCTTCGACCGGATCAAGAACCGCGAGGGGACCCACGAGACGATCGAAGTCCTGCGTCAACCCCACATCTTCTTCCGGGACCATCCGCTGGTCACTCTCGTACTGACCCTCCCGCTCGCGCTCGTCATCGTCGTCACGGCGCTTGTAAACGGATCGGCCCCGACCTCGTGGGACGAGATGCTCGAGGCCCCGATCTGGGGGACGTTCATCTATCTCTACGTACCGCTGTATATCACGGCGCTGCCGCTCTCGATTTTCCGGGAGTGGAACGTCCGGCATCGAAACGCCGTCGTCAACAAACTCTCGGAGGACCTTCGAAAGCTCTCGAGTTCCAACGACACGGGGCTGACGCTGCTGGAATCGCTCAAGGCCGTCTCGGACACCACGAGCGGCAAGCTGGCACGCGAGTTCGAGATGATGCACACGAAGGTCAACTACGGGATGAGCTTGACTGAGGCGCTCATCGAGTTCAACAACAAGTACCACATTCCACGGCTGGCTCGGACGACGCGGCTGATCACCGAAGCTCAGGAGGCGTCGAACCAGATTTCGGACGTCCTCCGGACGGCCGCCACCGCCAGCGAGAACCACGACGATATCGAACGCGAGCGCAAGTCCCGAACCCGCATGCAGATCGTGATCATCATCATGACGTTCATGACGGTGCTTGCGGTGATCGCGATCCTCAAGACCCAGTTCATCGATACGATGGCTGGGCTCGAGACCGGCGGAAGTGGTGGTGGCGGTGGCGGTGGCGCGATGCAGGGAGCCAACCTGAGCGAAAACATCGACGTCGATATGCTGTCGGTGTTGTTCTTCCACGCGGTGACCCTGCAGGCGATCATCTCCGGCTTTATCTGTGGCTACATCCGAGACGCGGACCTACTGAGCGGCCTGAAGTACGCGGTCGGACTGTCCGCAGTCGCACTCATCGGCTGGACGCTGGTGGCCTAA
- a CDS encoding DUF7266 family protein, translating to MNRGFEDDDRGVSITLTHVLTIAITTVLVAMLITSASTMLETETDRSADTTLETIGERLANEIGNVDRIATGDDGRAKRVAVTASHPRTVANSRYTVELRRNCTAPLLDGQTDCLRLTAASADTVAYVPVETTADIENSSASGGEIELQYDGSSNNISITEAR from the coding sequence ATGAACCGCGGCTTCGAGGACGACGATCGGGGCGTCTCGATCACACTGACACACGTCCTGACGATCGCTATTACGACCGTCCTCGTCGCTATGTTGATCACGAGTGCAAGCACCATGCTCGAGACCGAAACCGACCGCAGCGCCGACACGACCCTCGAGACGATCGGCGAGCGCCTCGCTAACGAGATCGGCAACGTCGATCGGATCGCGACCGGAGACGATGGGCGAGCCAAGCGGGTAGCCGTCACGGCCAGTCACCCGCGGACGGTCGCGAACTCCAGATACACCGTCGAGCTACGGCGTAACTGTACTGCACCGCTGCTCGACGGGCAGACCGATTGCCTGCGACTGACGGCGGCGAGTGCTGATACGGTCGCCTACGTGCCGGTTGAGACGACCGCCGACATCGAGAACAGTTCGGCCAGCGGCGGTGAGATCGAGCTGCAGTACGACGGATCGTCGAACAACATTTCGATCACGGAGGCCCGCTAA
- a CDS encoding DUF7287 family protein, translating into MTGNGTHDRCRDRTDGRELLARSSRAVAERERGQTTQDFAVGIGIFLLAIAFVFLFLPSVVTPFDSSVGGAETAQADRIADRIVNDTATGEGNEINFTSYQGKENLTKQVGLRASSDKDLVYDRVNVTIERLNGSSDIDTGLTAGDDYTGQPAASSVRIVTLANHPDECRPACRLVVRVW; encoded by the coding sequence ATGACCGGGAACGGAACGCACGATCGATGCCGGGATCGAACGGACGGACGAGAGCTGCTGGCCCGCTCGAGTCGGGCAGTGGCCGAGCGCGAACGGGGCCAGACGACGCAGGACTTCGCCGTCGGGATCGGGATCTTCCTGCTGGCGATCGCGTTCGTCTTTCTGTTTCTGCCGTCGGTCGTGACGCCGTTTGACTCGTCGGTCGGTGGCGCGGAGACGGCACAGGCCGATCGGATCGCCGACCGAATCGTCAACGATACGGCCACAGGTGAGGGAAACGAGATCAATTTTACCAGTTATCAGGGCAAGGAGAACCTGACCAAACAGGTGGGGCTTCGGGCGAGCAGCGACAAGGACCTCGTCTACGATCGGGTTAACGTAACTATCGAACGTCTCAACGGCAGTTCGGATATTGACACCGGTCTGACGGCAGGGGACGACTACACCGGACAGCCGGCGGCGAGTTCTGTACGGATCGTCACGCTCGCGAACCATCCCGACGAATGTCGGCCGGCATGTCGACTCGTCGTGAGGGTGTGGTAA
- a CDS encoding DUF7289 family protein: MRGCHDRAGGDPASDDRAVSDVLAFILVFAIILGSVALLSTIGFQTMTDYQEGEQVRTADRAMAALADNFNDVLRYDGVTAREGELSLRGGTVRTGSDGTRVNVSIDGEYIGNGLNTNSGGEFDLGRFEYGLDEDTVAYEGGGVIRADDGGSVFRERPRLRCDTGNHRAVVSLVAIQNPDDRSVQADGRIGLELTSVNRETVVREDVNKVSVNVTETEYETAWNGTFDRGGWEGDDIGGTCNPPGNDLTVVVTVLEGRIDY; encoded by the coding sequence ATGCGGGGGTGTCACGATCGAGCCGGTGGCGACCCCGCGAGCGACGACCGAGCAGTTTCGGACGTCCTCGCGTTTATCCTCGTTTTCGCGATCATCCTCGGTTCCGTCGCACTGCTGTCGACGATCGGATTTCAGACGATGACCGACTATCAGGAGGGTGAACAGGTCCGAACCGCCGACCGAGCGATGGCGGCGCTGGCGGACAACTTCAACGACGTCCTCCGGTACGACGGGGTAACGGCACGAGAGGGGGAACTGTCGCTTCGAGGGGGGACCGTTCGAACGGGATCGGACGGAACGAGAGTGAACGTCTCGATCGATGGGGAATATATTGGCAACGGATTGAACACTAACAGCGGCGGCGAGTTCGACCTCGGCCGGTTCGAGTACGGTCTGGATGAAGACACGGTTGCATACGAGGGCGGCGGTGTCATCCGAGCCGACGACGGCGGGAGCGTCTTCCGCGAGCGGCCGCGACTGCGATGTGACACCGGTAACCACCGGGCAGTCGTCTCGCTCGTTGCGATTCAAAACCCCGACGACCGTTCGGTGCAGGCCGACGGACGCATCGGCCTCGAACTGACGAGTGTCAACCGCGAGACGGTCGTTCGGGAAGACGTCAACAAGGTTTCGGTCAATGTAACCGAAACGGAGTACGAGACCGCGTGGAACGGAACCTTCGACCGGGGCGGCTGGGAAGGTGATGACATCGGCGGAACCTGTAACCCTCCCGGGAACGATCTGACAGTCGTCGTTACCGTCCTCGAGGGCCGGATCGACTACTGA
- a CDS encoding DUF7288 family protein, producing MSGIKRTGGGDRGQAYTLEGFIGSMVVLMAVLFALQSIVITPTTGGAADRTVQSQVQQETMDALSIAAEGQGQGENGTLSYMIRYWNDSEERFHGANATDSDNAYGAQSFNREAFVLGQVLSERYTETGSYYNVELVYQNDSTTNRTFERVQMVNQGSPPESAITASHTVTLYDDDELTAPGSRDKGINLSEADNYPIPPAKNGDDNPIYNVVEIRVIVW from the coding sequence ATGAGTGGGATCAAACGGACCGGGGGCGGTGACCGCGGACAGGCCTACACGCTCGAGGGGTTCATCGGTTCGATGGTCGTGTTGATGGCAGTGCTGTTCGCGCTGCAGTCGATCGTGATCACGCCGACGACCGGCGGCGCGGCCGATCGGACAGTCCAATCGCAAGTGCAACAGGAGACGATGGACGCGCTGTCGATCGCTGCAGAAGGACAGGGACAGGGCGAGAACGGGACGCTCTCGTATATGATCCGCTACTGGAACGATTCCGAAGAGCGCTTCCACGGCGCGAACGCGACGGATTCGGACAATGCCTACGGCGCGCAGTCGTTCAACCGCGAGGCGTTCGTCCTCGGACAGGTTCTGTCCGAACGGTACACGGAGACCGGTTCGTACTACAACGTCGAACTCGTCTATCAGAACGACAGTACGACGAACCGAACGTTCGAGCGTGTCCAGATGGTCAACCAAGGGTCGCCGCCGGAAAGCGCAATCACGGCGAGTCATACCGTCACGTTGTACGACGATGACGAGCTGACGGCACCGGGTAGTAGAGACAAGGGGATCAACCTCTCCGAAGCTGATAACTACCCGATCCCACCCGCTAAAAACGGGGATGACAATCCGATCTACAACGTCGTCGAGATACGGGTGATCGTATGGTAA